In Pseudomonas saponiphila, the genomic stretch TTGCCGGCGAGGGGTCAGGCGGTCTGCTGGTCGAGCTTCTTTTCGTAGGCGCTCACCTGTTGGCACAACTCGATTATCTGCTCGCGCATCCAGCGGTTGGCCGGGTCCTGGTCGGTGCTTTCGTGCCAATACAAGTGGGTTTCCACGGGCGGTACGTCATTGACCGGCAGATTGAAGGCCTGCAGGTCGTGGCGCCGGGCAAAGCGCTCCGGCACGGTCATGACCATGTCGGTCTGTTGCAGCACTTGGGAGGCCATCAGGTAGTGCTGGGAGCGCAGGGCGATCTTGCGCTGGATGCCCATCTTGCCCAGGGCCAGGTCGACATGGCCCAGGCCGCTGCGACGGCTGGAGATATGGATGTGGGTCAGCGACAGGTAATCGTCCAGGGTGAATTTTTCCTTGCCCGCCAGGGGGTGGCCCTTGCGCATGGCGCACACGTAACGGTCTTCCATGAGCTTGACATGGCGCACTTGCGGGTCGGTGTTGAGGGGGGCATCCACGGCAAAGTCCAGGCGCCCGGCCGCCAGTTCCTTGGTGGTTTCCCGGCGCTTGGACAGGAAGCTCTCGATGATCACCGCCGGTGCCAGGCGGCGCAGGCGCTGGAACAGCGGCGGCAGGATCACTGCCTCGGTCAGGTCGGTCATGCTGATGCGGTAGGTCTTGACCGCTTGCAGTGGGTTGAAAATCCGACTTTCCTGGACTGAAACCCGCAGTAGCGACAAGGCATTGCGCACCGGACCGATGATGTTCTGTGCCATGGGAGTGGGCACCATGCCCTGGGCGGTCCTGACGAACAGCGGATCGTTGAAGGTCTCGCGCAGACGCGCCAGGGCGTTGGACACTGCCGGCTGGGTGATGCCGACGATCTGCCCGGCGCGGGTCAGGTTGGCTTCGGTGTAGATCGCGTCGAAAACGATGAAGAGGTTGAGGTCGACCTTGCTCAGATTCATGGCGCTGCACTCTTATTGTTAGGGCCTGTGAGGGAGGCTCGGAAGCCTTGCGGATCAGTCGATCATATATCGGTGATGAATGTTAATACACGCCGAGAATAGGCTAGGTAAATTTTCGTAGCTGATCTAGCATCGATTTCAGTCCCCCAACACCCGTTCTTCAAAAAGGTAGAACTGCCCATGGAATTCGCCTATTCCCCCAAGGTTCAGGAGCTGCGTGAGCGCGTCACGGCGTTCATGGATGCCTATGTTTATCCGGCTGAAGCGGTTTTCGAGCGTCAGGTTGCCGAAGGCGATCGCTGGCAGCCGACCGCCATCATGGAAGAGCTCAAACTCAAGGCCAAGGCTGAAGGTCTGTGGAATTTGTTTCTGCCTGAGTCGGAACTGGGTGCCGGCCTGACCAACCTCGAATACGCACCACTGGCGGAGATCATGGGCCGTTCGCTGCTGGGCCCCGAGCCGTTCAACTGCTCGGCGCCGGATACCGGCAACATGGAAGTGCTGGTGCGCTATGCCAATGAGGAGCAGAAGCGGCGCTGGCTGGAGCCGCTGCTGCGCGGCGAGATCCGCTCGGCATTCGCCATGACCGAGCCGGACGTAGCCTCGTCCGACGCCACCAACATGGCCGCCCGCGCGGTGCGCGACGGCGACCAGTGGCTGATCAATGGCAAGAAGTGGTGGACCTCCGGCGCCTGTGATCCGCGTTGCAAGATCCTGATCTTCATGGGCCTGAGCAACCCCGATGCGCCACGTCACCAGCAGCACTCGATGATCCTGGTGCCGGTGGATACCCCCGGGGTGAAGATCGTCCGTCCGCTGCCGGTGTTCGGCTACGACGATGCGCCTCACGGCCACGCCGAGGTGCTGTTCGACAACGTTCGGGTGCCCTATGAGAACGTGCTGCTGGGCGAGGGCCGCGGTTTCGAGATTGCCCAGGGCCGTCTTGGTCCAGGGCGCATCCATCACTGCATGCGTTCGATCGGCATGGCCGAGCGTGCGCTGGAGCTGATGTGCAAGCGCGCGGTGAATCGCACCGCGTTCGGCAAGCCTCTGGCGCGCCTGGGGGGCAACATCGACAAGATCGCCGACTCGCGAATGGAAATCGACATGGCTCGGCTGTTGACCCTGAAAGCCGCGTACATGATGGACACCGTCGGTAACAAGGTAGCCAAGAGCGAGATTGCCCAGATCAAGGTGGTAGCACCGAACGTGGCCCTGCGGGTGATCGATCGGGCGATCCAGATTCACGGCGGGGCGGGCGTGTCCAATGATTTCCCCCTGGCCTACATGTACGCCATGCAGCGCACCTTGCGCCTGGCGGACGGCCCGGATGAAGTGCACCGCGCGGCCATCGGCAAGTACGAAATCGGCAAGTACGTGCCCAGGGAGCTGCTGCGCAGCGGGCATTGATGAAATCGCCGCCGGCCGTCCGGGCAAGCACCCGGCCGGTCGGCGGCGGTGTATTCAGTACACCCAGACTTCCACCCGCCGGTTCTTGATCCGGCCCTCGTCGGCCTGATTGGTCGCCACCGGCAGCTCGGCGCCAAAACCGCGGATCTCGCGCAATACCACGCCGCTTTTCACCAGTTCCCGGCGGACTGCCATGGCTCGCAGCTTGGACAGCAGGGCGGCGCGTGCCGGGTCGCTCTTGGCATCGCCGAAGCCGGCCAGGGTCACTTGGCGCTCCAGCTTGCCGTGCTGGCGCAAGTAGTCCAGGACCCGATTCAGGTCCTGGCGCGCCTTGTTGTCCAGATTGGCGCTACCTTCCTCGAAGCGAAAGTTCACGCTCAGGCGTTGCGCGTCCCGGCTTAGTTGCTGGTAGGCCTCGGGCATCTGCAGGCTGGGCGTTACCCGCATGGCTTGCACGGTCTGGGCGACAAAGCCGTTGGCGGCGACGATGGCCTGGCCCTTGGCGCTCTGGGCAAAATTCACCAAGGCTGCGGCCCAGGGATTCTGCTTGTTGGGGGGCAGGTACAGATACAGGCGCCGCGTTAGTGGGTAGTCCTCGGTGGCGATCAGGCTGTTGAGGGGCAGCATGGGCTGGGATTCGCCGTCGACAATCGCCACCGCCTTGGCCTGGCGCACGTAGGGCAGGCCGATGAAACCGATGCCTTGCGGGTCGTGACTGACGGCGTCGGACAGTTGTTCGCTGGACTCGAAACGCTTGGCCGTCGGGTTCAACGTCTTGCCACGACGACTGAGGACCAGCTCTCTGAAGGTGTCGTAGGTGCCGGACTGATTATCCCGGGCATACAGATGGACTGCGCCGCCGGTGCTCCCCAGCTCTTCCCAGGTCTTGATCTCGCCGCTGAACAGGCGGGCCAGTTGCTCGGTGCTCAGTTGGTTCAGCGGGTTGTGCGGATGCAGGATGATGGCTAGGCCATCAATGGCGATGACCTGTTCGGCGCCGGGGCTCTTCAGGTCGCCCAGGCTTTCCAGGTCCACCAGTTCGCTGTCCTTGATGGGGCGGGAGGCCGCGGCCACATCGGCTTGGGCGTTCTGCAGCGCACTGAAGCCGGTGCTCGAGCCGTGGGCGGCAATCTCCACTTTGACAGTCCGGCCCTGGGGGGGCTGTCCCAGAACCTGTTGCTCATTGTCCTTGCCGCTGGCCTCGATGCGGATATCGCGCAGGCCCTGTTGCTCCAGCAAGCCCTTGACCAGCGCCGGACCGAGCCTGGCGCCAATGGTGTTGGAGCCCTGGATGCGCAGCACGGCGGTATTGTCGGTCGCCATGGGCAGGGCGGCGAACACCGACCAGGGCAGGGCGTAGCAGACGAAGCCGATCAGAAACAGGCTGATGGTCCGGCACCAGATATCTCGTTCACTGGCGGTGGAAGCGCGGGGCATGGCGGCACTGGCCTTCTATATAGGAAGAGGGGAAGTGCTGGCGAGATTAAGTCAGGGAGGTGACAGGCATGTGACCGATGGCACTTTTCGGCAACAAATGGCGAAAGTCCTACATCGTAACTAGCTGTTTTCTCTAGATTTTTTGAGACTTGTCCTAAAGACCAGCCTCTGGGCGATGCGTAGAGTGGGCAACTTTGTCTGGCGGGGATTGGGGCGACTGCCAACGCGTCGTCCCCGCGGATGCCTCGGCAGTGTTGAGCTGCCATTTCGTGGTAAGCAAAGGAGTTACAAATGAGTGCCTGGTTCGAGCTGAAGCAGTATGGCAGTGGTGCATGCAGATTCTTGCTGAAGACAAAGGAGGCGCAGACCATGCTTCAAAGCGAACGATTCCCATGCCGGGACAGTGCCGAGGCGGCTCTCGGCCTGTTCCGCGCACACTGCGCTTCTCCCGAGCGTTACGTCAAGAAAATTTCATCGGGCGGCAAACCTTATTTCAAGCTCAAGGCCGGCAAGGAAGTGATCCTGGTCAGCCATTTGTATGACTCGGAGCCCACGCTCGAGAGCGCCATCGACGCCATCGCAGCAGCCGGCACCACTGATCGGGTTGAAGTGGTCCAAATGTAAGCGGTAGCAAGAAAAGCCCATCTGACGATGGGCTTTTTTGTGCCTGTCGATCAGCTCAGTTCGAGCCAGATCGGCGCATGATCCGACGGCTTTTCCATGCCGCGCAGTTCATAGTCGACACCGGCATCCTTGACACGCGGCAACAGGCCCTGGGAGGCCATGATCAAGTCGATGCGCAGGCCACGCTTGGGCTCGTCCTCGAAGCCGCGGCTGCGGTAGTCGAACCAGCTGAAGCGGTCGTTCACCTCGGGGTTGAGGTGACGGAAGCTGTCCACCAGGCCCCAGTTCTTCAGGCGGGCCATCCACTCGCGTTCTTCCGGCAGGAAGCTGCATTTGCCGGTCTTGAGCCAGCGCTTGGCGTTGTCGGCGCCGATGCCGATATCGCAGTCTTCCGGGGAAATATTCACGTCGCCCATGACCACCAGGGGCTGGTCATTGCTGAAGCGACTTTCCAGCAGGTGCTGCAGATCGCTGTAGAAGCGCTGCTTGGCCGGGAACTTGGTCGGATGGTCACGGCTTTCGCCCTGGGGAAAGTAGCCATTCATGATGGTCACCGGCGTGCCATGGGCGTCGGCGAAGGTGCCCCAGATAAAGCGTCGCTGGGCGTCTTCGTCATCGCCTTCGAAACCTTTGTGCAGGGCCAGCGGCGCCTGGCGCGAGAGCAGGGCGACGCCGTAATGGCCTTTCTGGCCGTGGTAGTGCACGTGGTAGCCCAGGGCCTGGACGTCGGCGAGGGGGAACTGCTCGTCGGCGACCTTGGTTTCCTGCAGGCCGATCACGTCCGGCTGGTGTTTGTCGATCAGCGCCGCCAGCTGATGAGGGCGGGCGCGCAGCCCGTTGATATTGAACGAGACGATCTTCATGGTCGGCGGTCCTGGCAAAACAGCGATGCTAGCTGACAACGCCCGGGTCGACCAGCGTGGCAGCGCCGTGGATGCACTGCTAATGTCCTTGAGCGCGGGGAACGATCAGCGCCGCGCAGGGCTCGTAATAACAAGAGCGCGGCCACCTGAGCCGGGGCCAGGGAGAGTGACCGTCATGCCTGATACCTCCAACACCATTGCCGATATCCATATGCTCGACAGCGGTTATTCCCGTGAAGCTAGGTCGCTGTTGTACCAGGCCTACCGGCATGAACCGACTTTCGCGTTCATTTTCGAGTCCGAGCGCGGCGGTTACGAACAACGGGTACGGGCTACGGTGCGCGAGTTGGTCAAGCAGCATTTTCTTCAGGAGCTGCCGGCCATTGGCCTGCTGGTCAACGACCGGTTGATCGGCATTGCCTTGATTGCCCCGCCGCAACGGCGCCTGGGGATCACCGAAAGCTGGGCCTGGCGCCTGCGCATGCTGCTCGGCACCGGCTTTCGCTGCACCCGGCGTTACCTGGAGTACCACCAGGCGGTACAGGCCTGTCTGCCCAGTGACGCGGTCCACGTATTGCCGTTGCTGGGGGTGCATCCGCAGTTCCAGGGGCAGCATTTTGGCGAGCAGTTGCTCGCGGCGGTGCACAACTGGTGCGCGGTGGACGAGCATTCCCAAGGAGTTGTGTTGGACACCGGCAATCCCCGTTATCTGGAGTTCTACAAGCGTCAGGGGTATGCCGAAGTCGGAGAGGTGGCCGTGGGACCGGTTCGCGAGCATGTATTCTTCCATCCCAACCCCCAGCTCTTACAAAGAGCAACAGGCTGATATAGAACTTTCCGTGCGTTAGAGCGCTCTATCGCCCTCCCAAGCTCGTGATAGCATCCGCGCCTATGAAGTTTTCAGGAAGATTTACCAGCGGCTTTTTGCTGTTGTTCACAAGCTGTGCGGCGCTGGCGCAGAGCGAAATGGATGTCAGGGTAAAGCCCGCCAATGACGAGCTGAAGGCCAATGTGGAGGGATACATTGGTGATGTCGGTGATCGTGATGAGCAAGCCCTGCTGCGGTTCAGTCGGGGGGCCGAGGAGCAGGCGAAGAAAGCCGCCCAGGCTCTGGGCTACTACCAGCCCCATATCCAGAGCGAAGTGCGCGGTGGCGACAAACCCCGCCTGCTGCTGCGTATCGATCCCGGCGAGCCGGTGCACCTGCGCAATGTCACGATCCGCGTCGAAGGTCCGGCGGCGTCCCTCAAGTCTTTTCGCACCCCCGACAGCGAGCAGCTCAAGCCGGGCGCGGTGCTCAATCATGGCCGTTATGAAGACGCCAAGCGCCTGATCCAGAACCAGGCCTCGCGCTACGGTTTTTTTAGCGGACGCTTTACGCGCCAGCAACTCTCGGTGGACCCACAGGCCGGCATCGCCGACATCGAACTGGTGTATGACAGCGGCCCGCGCTACACCCTGGGCAAGGTCAGCTTCACCGGGGATTCGCTGTTCGACGAAGACCTGCTACGGCGCATGGTGCCCTTCAAGAGCGGTGCCCCCTATGACTCGGAGCTGATCGCCGAACTCAACCAAGCGCTGCAGTCCAGCGGCTATTTCGAAGGCGTGCGGGTGGATGCCGCACCCACGGCCGCCGAACACCAAGTGATTCCGGTGGCGGTTCAACTGGAGACTCGCAAGCCGCGGACCCTGGGGCTGGGTTTGGGGTACTCCACCGACGTCGGTCCCCGGGTCAAGGCCAACTGGACCCGGCACTGGGTCAATCCCCAGGGCCACAGTTACGGCTGGGAGGCGGAAGTCTCGGCGCCCCGGCAGAACGTCGGCCTGTGGTACGACATTCCCCTGGATCCGCCGCTGACCGACAAGCTGCGCTTCGCCGGTGGCTACCAGAACGAAGAACTCGCCGGCACCGACACCCTGAGCAAGCTGCTCACGGTGGGCCCCGAATGGCACAGCAAGTTGCCCAGCGGCTGGCAGCGGGTGGTGTCGCTGAAGTATCAGCGTGAGGAATATCGCCTCGGGGACGACTCGGGTCTGAGTAACCTGCTGATGCCCGGTCTGACTTATTCCTACCTGCGCAGTGACAACCGCATCGATCCGCACAACGGTTATCGCATCC encodes the following:
- a CDS encoding LysR family transcriptional regulator; this encodes MNLSKVDLNLFIVFDAIYTEANLTRAGQIVGITQPAVSNALARLRETFNDPLFVRTAQGMVPTPMAQNIIGPVRNALSLLRVSVQESRIFNPLQAVKTYRISMTDLTEAVILPPLFQRLRRLAPAVIIESFLSKRRETTKELAAGRLDFAVDAPLNTDPQVRHVKLMEDRYVCAMRKGHPLAGKEKFTLDDYLSLTHIHISSRRSGLGHVDLALGKMGIQRKIALRSQHYLMASQVLQQTDMVMTVPERFARRHDLQAFNLPVNDVPPVETHLYWHESTDQDPANRWMREQIIELCQQVSAYEKKLDQQTA
- a CDS encoding acyl-CoA dehydrogenase → MEFAYSPKVQELRERVTAFMDAYVYPAEAVFERQVAEGDRWQPTAIMEELKLKAKAEGLWNLFLPESELGAGLTNLEYAPLAEIMGRSLLGPEPFNCSAPDTGNMEVLVRYANEEQKRRWLEPLLRGEIRSAFAMTEPDVASSDATNMAARAVRDGDQWLINGKKWWTSGACDPRCKILIFMGLSNPDAPRHQQHSMILVPVDTPGVKIVRPLPVFGYDDAPHGHAEVLFDNVRVPYENVLLGEGRGFEIAQGRLGPGRIHHCMRSIGMAERALELMCKRAVNRTAFGKPLARLGGNIDKIADSRMEIDMARLLTLKAAYMMDTVGNKVAKSEIAQIKVVAPNVALRVIDRAIQIHGGAGVSNDFPLAYMYAMQRTLRLADGPDEVHRAAIGKYEIGKYVPRELLRSGH
- a CDS encoding substrate-binding domain-containing protein, encoding MPRASTASERDIWCRTISLFLIGFVCYALPWSVFAALPMATDNTAVLRIQGSNTIGARLGPALVKGLLEQQGLRDIRIEASGKDNEQQVLGQPPQGRTVKVEIAAHGSSTGFSALQNAQADVAAASRPIKDSELVDLESLGDLKSPGAEQVIAIDGLAIILHPHNPLNQLSTEQLARLFSGEIKTWEELGSTGGAVHLYARDNQSGTYDTFRELVLSRRGKTLNPTAKRFESSEQLSDAVSHDPQGIGFIGLPYVRQAKAVAIVDGESQPMLPLNSLIATEDYPLTRRLYLYLPPNKQNPWAAALVNFAQSAKGQAIVAANGFVAQTVQAMRVTPSLQMPEAYQQLSRDAQRLSVNFRFEEGSANLDNKARQDLNRVLDYLRQHGKLERQVTLAGFGDAKSDPARAALLSKLRAMAVRRELVKSGVVLREIRGFGAELPVATNQADEGRIKNRRVEVWVY
- a CDS encoding YegP family protein, translated to MSAWFELKQYGSGACRFLLKTKEAQTMLQSERFPCRDSAEAALGLFRAHCASPERYVKKISSGGKPYFKLKAGKEVILVSHLYDSEPTLESAIDAIAAAGTTDRVEVVQM
- the xthA gene encoding exodeoxyribonuclease III, with amino-acid sequence MKIVSFNINGLRARPHQLAALIDKHQPDVIGLQETKVADEQFPLADVQALGYHVHYHGQKGHYGVALLSRQAPLALHKGFEGDDEDAQRRFIWGTFADAHGTPVTIMNGYFPQGESRDHPTKFPAKQRFYSDLQHLLESRFSNDQPLVVMGDVNISPEDCDIGIGADNAKRWLKTGKCSFLPEEREWMARLKNWGLVDSFRHLNPEVNDRFSWFDYRSRGFEDEPKRGLRIDLIMASQGLLPRVKDAGVDYELRGMEKPSDHAPIWLELS
- a CDS encoding GNAT family N-acetyltransferase; this encodes MPDTSNTIADIHMLDSGYSREARSLLYQAYRHEPTFAFIFESERGGYEQRVRATVRELVKQHFLQELPAIGLLVNDRLIGIALIAPPQRRLGITESWAWRLRMLLGTGFRCTRRYLEYHQAVQACLPSDAVHVLPLLGVHPQFQGQHFGEQLLAAVHNWCAVDEHSQGVVLDTGNPRYLEFYKRQGYAEVGEVAVGPVREHVFFHPNPQLLQRATG
- a CDS encoding autotransporter assembly complex protein TamA, which produces MKFSGRFTSGFLLLFTSCAALAQSEMDVRVKPANDELKANVEGYIGDVGDRDEQALLRFSRGAEEQAKKAAQALGYYQPHIQSEVRGGDKPRLLLRIDPGEPVHLRNVTIRVEGPAASLKSFRTPDSEQLKPGAVLNHGRYEDAKRLIQNQASRYGFFSGRFTRQQLSVDPQAGIADIELVYDSGPRYTLGKVSFTGDSLFDEDLLRRMVPFKSGAPYDSELIAELNQALQSSGYFEGVRVDAAPTAAEHQVIPVAVQLETRKPRTLGLGLGYSTDVGPRVKANWTRHWVNPQGHSYGWEAEVSAPRQNVGLWYDIPLDPPLTDKLRFAGGYQNEELAGTDTLSKLLTVGPEWHSKLPSGWQRVVSLKYQREEYRLGDDSGLSNLLMPGLTYSYLRSDNRIDPHNGYRIQFDTKLAKEGVGSDTNLLYGTVLLKGLTTAWDNHRFLGRVQFGGSATNGYKSIPPSLRFFAGGDQSVRGYDYQTLSPKNAEGDRIGGRYMVAGSVEYQYSIAEKWRIATFVDQGNSFNKLELPNLKTGVGMGLRWVSPVGPIRVDLAHALNDDGGIRLHFSMGPEL